The segment AATATATTACATGTAGTATAATAAGAAAATAAGATAATCCCGGTCTCAGATGAGAAGGATAGATAATGGTGTGCTATCCGTGATCTTATGCCTTGTATATGCTCTGCTGTCGATTGGCAGGCCATGTGCGCCACGGCAACGTGGGTTGGATCGTGGGAACTGATGCATCATGGCGGATTCTAACTGGCAACAGCAAAAGCCGCGTGCTGTGGATAGGCCGGTGACCGTGGCCTCGAGATGGAGGCGACGGCGGAGTGCCAGGCGGCTGAGACTGGGAAGAAGAGGAACAATGTGCTGCAGGATTTCATCGACTCGATTGATGATGACAATGCCCTTGCTAAATGAAGTTCTTTGATGAAGAGGAAATGAGGAGAACTAGGgtaggaaacaaaggaaaataTACAAATTACAATAatcatgtgtgtgtgtgtaacaATATTCAGCTACGCTAAAACGATGGAGTGGTATGGTCAAGGAGTATAATAATAATTTACAGTGTGCTTCAATGCGCTGAGCCGCTGACCATAGATTGTTGTAGATCATCATAGTGGTAGAAATCTGCTATCTTACCATACGATTTTACTCCTTTACAATCTCAGTTAGTAGAGCCtatgtttctatgatttttatgtTTATGGTCTTATCCAAAGTCCTCCAATTAGATGTTTTGCTCCGCATTTCGTGCTATCGGCCTTGCGTAGCAAGCTGCTGCCACGGCTCGTCAGTTTGACAGCCTAATGGCTTGTCTCAAAAATCATGACTAAAAGTATTATTCATTAATTtataataaaagaaaaacagaACGGATTCTTATTAGCTGTGTTTGACTTTGACCATTCCTCAGTTCAGATGTTTGTCGTGCGCTTTGAAGCAACGAGATTCCTGGAACACGCAAATCTTCTAGACCCAACAAATCATAACCCACAGTCTTCATATCCGAAACAAACCGTTCATCGACTGTCTTTCATATCCCTAATTCCAAACCAACccttaaaaatatatatatatataataccctCAACCGCTATAAAGAGGCAAAGGAGCAACCGCCGAATTTTGGCCAGGCTGCTCAGGTTTGGCAGGGCTCGCGTCGGCACAAATTCAAACACGCCTTCTCAACGCGGCCGGCACGAGTCAGCTTTCTTTGCATGGGCTTCGCAGTATGTCTGTTGACCCCTGCAAGATACTGTTCGCTTGAGCTCTTATCTACAGCATCTGCTAGTCATTTAGTAGTgtttttttcataataaatcaacaaaCAGTATTTTAAGTCATGACTTATCAGTCAAACGAACAGGATCATATAACAAGTTGTCAATGTGAAGCGAAAGCCTTAACATTATGCCATAATCGATTATCCAAAGACGGAGCAGAATTCTTTCCGTCCAAGTCCAACCTCTGATCATGCTCGAGTGTAAACGTGACTGAGAAAAATAAATTCTGCAACATTTCTTAGTGATTTTCTAAAGAAAGGAGATGGACACACTGATAGATATAGATACTGACATGCTGCTGGAGTGCTGGGAAGAAATTTTCATGGCAACTCCATGTGTATGTCATCTTGTCAAATTCAAGAATATTACATTAGCATAACCATAAATGTAGTCGTAACTGAATTCATTCATGTACAGACACAAGAATAGCCATAGATAAACACAAATCCAAGCACCGAATTCTCGTAGAGCTACAAGGCAATAGCCAAACCCACAAGAAGCAGTTTTGTGTGAAGTTTACATCTTTAATTGAGTTTTCACAATCACACCATAATCTGTAGCTTTCCTCTACACAAAAAACAATTGCAATGGTATTGCGATAGCTGCTGCTCCCGGGGACAGGGACATACACAAACATGCACACTAAAAACCACAGTGCGCAGATCATACCTTACCTTATGCAAGTTGGTAGGGTGAAACCATGGCACATGAACACAAGAACGACATATATTATTACCAGGAGGAGAAGTATCAATGCGGCCCTGCACAAACAGAGACAGAATAAGATTATTGCGGGCAAAAAACTCAAACAACAGTGGAACATCATAGCATAAGACTTGCACACCAATGATTATGGCATCCAGCTTTTACATATAATAATTATTCAAAAGTGTAAAGGTTGCTGCTTGGCACGACAAAAAAGGAGAAATAGTTCCCATGCTTGAATGTCATGGAGTACATGGCTACATGCATCCCACACTACAACAAACAAAAGGCTCCAAAGTGCAAATCAAATTCTCGTGCAACCAGTGTATCCACTCTTTTTTATCATCTGACATCTTATGTCAATAATAAGTTTCTACCATTCTACATTTTATAAACATCATTGAATTTCTTCTGCTTGCCCAGAAGAAAAATTTATGTTCCCGTATTTGTTACTCATACTGCTATGTCAGAACCAAATATATTCAAAAGTTTCTACCAAGAATATAACGTCacttgcaaagaaaacaatataATACCATATCGATAAAGTTGCATTCAAAATTACTGCATTAAATCATGCTGGGCATTGCTTAGTAGattattgttcaatcaaatTGCATATTGAGTTGGGTATTAAAAAGCACAATTAATAATGCATAGAAAGTGCAAAATGTCAGTACGAAGTTCATGAACCAGAAGCAAAATTAAGAGTTCGTGAGGAAAAAGGAAGGAGAGATCAATATGCAAGACAAAATATGATAGCGACGCGTTTTAAATTAAGTCAAGAAATCAGAAAATCCCATACGTGAGTTTGACATTTCTCCACCAAGTAGTGTTTCTGAACCGCCGAGCTTGTCTTTTGAATCGAACTGTATTTCCTTGCATATTCGCAGTCTTGTCAACCAGCAGTTCCAAACGATCACCTCTTTCAAGGACCTTATCAATGTTATCAATCATAACACTACGGACCTGCAAGAAAAATAATGAATAGGTAAATCTTATTGTATTGTGAGACTCTTTCATGGCAATGTGCAAGACCaatgataattttttttttttggtttggttTAAACAAGTATATGGAAACAAGCAGTTCCACAAAGGTTTCAAGCACTTCATTCAAGAGCATTTCCACTTCTAGTTTATAAGATCAGAGATCACATCATACATTCAAAATTAGTTTTCAGAATATATATGTTCTTCAATATATTATAGTCTTCATCTTCATATATGAAACAGCTGAAAAAATGGATGCATTACCTGATTGATTTCACCTCTCATGCGGTTTATTCTATCTGCATTAGGGTCATTTGAATAGTAGTCCATTTGTTGGCTCAAGACCCTTGAGAATTCATCATTCATTGCATATGCAAGAGCCGTCAGCGCAGCCCGGCCATATGTCTTGACAAACCTTCCGTGAATATCTTCCAAAAATGCGAAGGGAATCCGTCCTGTGGCacaagaaaaaataaaacactgATGAGCTCATGGTTAAGCATTTCGCAACAGAGACATTTGCGGGCAATGACAATACAGAACTCCTGGCATATAAGACTCTAGTTGATAATGTGAAAGATGTGGCTAGTAGTCAAAACAGTCACCGTATGCATCGTACTGAAAAGCTTAAAGTCAGCAGGATAAGATGATACTGGGGCACAACGATTAGACCAATTTTGCTCTTGATTCTATCAACAAAAAGTAGAGTTTAGCTTAGACCTACTAAGAACCAGCAGACAGTGTTATAGGTTGAGAATTAGTAGACAGATTGTTATTTATGAAGTAATGAGCCGAAGTCAACAGCTACAAAAAAACCGGAGCTGCCAACCCATAACTCCAAAACGAGCTCAACTTTATGCTCCCAGCCCATCAGCCCATAGACGCCATTTGGCAGGCTACACTGAAATCCAATCGCGAACTCGTCAGTTTGTCCTGATCTACCAATCCCCTACGGTCAGCCGTCAGCGGGGGGCAGCCTGCTGCTAGTAACAGACCAGATGGACGCGTGACGACAAAACCCAGAATTAGGCCCGGATCTCCGCTACTCCGCCGGCCTATGGCGCCGGACCACGTAATCTCATAGCAGCACGAGCTCCGGAGGCATCCCAATCGAGCTCGGAACCCCCCCGTGCGAGTGCGATCGTACCGGGAAGGAAGTGAGAGCAGCGAGCGCTTACTTCCGGCGGAGTCGTCGGCCATGCAGAGCGCGGTGATGCCGTCGGTGCGCTTGGCGTGGAAGACGTAGCGGTCCTGCGTGTAGGAGACGTGGCTGTCGGCGCCGCCGTcggggaggcgctcgaggaccTGGCGCGCGATGGCGCCCGCGTTGGTGGCCGCCGCGCTGTGCTCCGCCAGCACCACCGTGCCGCGCGCCACCAGCGCGTACAGGATCGCCATCTCCCCCACCCCCCACCTGCTCCCTTCCTCTCCTCCCCCCGGCGGCGTCCTCTGCCGTGTGGACTCGGGGGGGAGGACGGAGGAGGGAGAAAACTTCAGGAAAAGGGGCGAGAGAGGGGGCGGACAGGTTGGGCTCAGCTGGGCCGAGATGGAGACGGAGGAGGACACGCCGAGCTGGCAGACTTGGGTGCGGAGTGGGGGACGGGACGGGAGGCTTGTTAAATTGGCGGTGGGGCCTGGCCGGCGCGTGCGTGTGTACAGGTGAGCAGGTTGGTTGGTTTTTGGTTGGCTAGCCGGTTGGGCTAGCTCTGTGGTGGTGACGCGAGCGGCCGTTGCTTCCAGAACGGAGTCGgtgctcggctcggctcggccGCCACGGGACCGGGCTTCCGCCTCCCAGTTTTGTTTCGTGAACCTTTTGGTCCTTTGGAACGgccgttttttttttctaaaactgtaaggccttgtttagttcccagaaaattttacaaattttttcagattcaccgtcacatcaaatctttaaacgtatgcataaagtattaagtaTAGacgaataaaaactaattgcacagtttggtcggaattgacgagacaaatcttttgagtctagttagtacatgtttgaataatatttgtcaaatacaaacgaaagtggtactatccCTATTTTACAAATGAAAGTGGTACAATTACGCGCCTCACAACAttgaacaaaataaaaaaaattaatggaCGGACACAAGAATTCACGCAGAACAAACATTGGCGAGCCACACTGCAAAGCCTGTTTGATGGAGTTGGCGGCGGCATCGTGACCGGCAGCAACTTCGATCTGGAAGCCGTCCAAGGCAGTAGCGACCTAGGACGAACTGATGAACTTCTCGACAGCGACCACGGGAGACGGGGCGGCGACGACCAGCGGCGAACTCGACGTCTTGATGAACTTCGCGGCGCCGAGCACGGGAGACGGGGATCGACCTGGGACGACCTGAAGAATTGCTCGGCGGTGACAACGGGAGACGGCGGGGCAACGACACTGGCGCCGCGTTTTTTCCCACGCCAAACTCGACGGCGGCGACGGAGGTTACGTGTGAAAAAGATTACGCGCGAAACGCAACGCAGCGCGCGAAAGAAAAAAAACCGTTGCCGGGTCCACATTGAGTATGCTCAGGGGCGGGCCTAGGACTAGGGCCAATAGGGCCATGGCCCTAGTCGTGGCCCAAAATTTTTAGAAGCAATTCTTCAATTTTGGCTCAAGAAAGAAGcctattaaaaaaaaataggacAAACCAAAGAAACTCAGGCCTCACTCAGCCAGGAGCACCGCGCGTCGTCGCTCGCGCTCGCGTGCACCCCATCTCGCACACGccccgccgcggcgccgcccCCCTACACGCCGCCGCTCCGGCCTGGTGGCTCGCGCGCCCTCGCCTGGCTCAGCTCCGGCCTCCCTCCTCTGCTCGCTGCTTCGATCTTGATCTGCTCGTTGCCTCGGCCTCGACCACATCCAGACGGGCGGCCAGACGCGCTCAGCGCTCGCAGCTCGGCTGCTCGTCCCTCACGGTGGCCAGGGGCCCTCGCGCTCAGACCTCCGAGTAGCCTCGAACTTATCGGAGCCGTGGAGTCCAAACCAGGGGTGGCCTACGGCCAAAGCCCAGAGGCTCAGAACTCAGaagcgcccgcgcccgcgcccgccccTGCCGAAGCCTGTTCGGCGGTCTAGGTGCCCACTGAGTGAAGGTACGTATCTTTTCAattgtattttagtttttttttatttcaattaCTAATTGTGAAATTTCGATTCCAATTAGATAAAGAGGACGAGGACTATTGCATCGTATTTCTCTCGAtaggtatttattttttttcaatatTTA is part of the Sorghum bicolor cultivar BTx623 chromosome 10, Sorghum_bicolor_NCBIv3, whole genome shotgun sequence genome and harbors:
- the LOC8076176 gene encoding vesicle-associated membrane protein 711 — encoded protein: MAILYALVARGTVVLAEHSAAATNAGAIARQVLERLPDGGADSHVSYTQDRYVFHAKRTDGITALCMADDSAGRRIPFAFLEDIHGRFVKTYGRAALTALAYAMNDEFSRVLSQQMDYYSNDPNADRINRMRGEINQVRSVMIDNIDKVLERGDRLELLVDKTANMQGNTVRFKRQARRFRNTTWWRNVKLTAALILLLLVIIYVVLVFMCHGFTLPTCIR